The following are from one region of the Pocillopora verrucosa isolate sample1 chromosome 3, ASM3666991v2, whole genome shotgun sequence genome:
- the LOC131783653 gene encoding lipase ZK262.3-like — MVRHLLLCLFISFFLHLTIVQAFFCNDKSCGRCMNSRLIKCRWCKRDNRCHNPGAVLTNPCSRAENIVSKSHCDDELPRYDPKLAYKMLLLSAAAYDSVDPQECLNNSLPSGKFQLQAVVTKNCDVFNNSCSGYVAVSHALKVIVVAYRGSLGSDQSAAIAEETLLKPMTTFLRGKVQSYWKRGFELLWQASMKAEVEALLSKNPKYKIWVAGYSLGGAMASLTSTWISSFKLAPRENIILYTFGMPRVGNYDYALQHDQLVNNSWRVVNENDLIPHFPIVVGVPNIFTGPYHHGVEVFYSDGAASVYSKHRECHGKPYNEDATCSFAEKHLSIKRHLTYFSIPVGGFWKTRCLHP, encoded by the coding sequence ATGGTTCGCCATCTCCTTCTATGTCTTTTCATCAGCTTCTTTCTTCATCTAACGATAGTCCAGGCCTTCTTCTGCAATGACAAGAGCTGTGGAAGATGCATGAACTCGAGATTAATTAAATGTCGATGGTGTAAACGAGATAATAGATGTCACAATCCCGGCGCCGTTCTAACAAATCCTTGCAGCAGAGCGGAAAATATTGTAAGCAAATCTCATTGTGATGACGAACTGCCACGCTATGATCCTAAATTAGCCTACAAAATGTTGCTTCTTTCTGCTGCAGCATACGACTCAGTTGATCCGCAAGAATGCCTCAACAATTCGCTCCCATCTGGCAAGTTTCAGCTTCAAGCTGTGGTGACAAAGAATTGTGACGTCTTCAATAACAGCTGCTCAGGCTATGTGGCTGTTTCACATGCGTTGAAAGTAATCGTAGTCGCTTACCGTGGCTCTCTGGGTTCAGATCAATCAGCGGCCATAGCCGAGGAAACTTTGCTTAAGCCCATGACAACTTTCCTCCGTGGCAAAGTTCAATCCTATTGGAAGAGAGGTTTCGAGTTGTTATGGCAGGCAAGCATGAAAGCGGAAGTGGAAGCTCTTCTATCGAAAAATCCAAAGTACAAAATCTGGGTCGCAGGGTATTCTCTGGGTGGTGCAATGGCATCATTAACCAGCACATGGATCAGTTCTTTCAAATTAGCTCCTCGCGAAAACATCATTTTGTACACGTTCGGCATGCCTCGAGTTGGAAACTACGACTACGCCCTGCAACACGATCAATTGGTCAACAACAGTTGGAGAGTTGTGAACGAAAACGACTTAATTCCTCATTTCCCCATAGTTGTTGGAGTCCCTAATATCTTCACTGGTCCGTACCACCATGGCGTAGAGGTATTCTACAGCGACGGAGCTGCAAGCGTTTATTCAAAGCACAGAGAGTGTCACGGGAAACCATACAATGAAGATGCCACATGCAGCTTCGCTGAAAAGCACCTTTCTATCAAACGGCACTTAACCTACTTCAGCATTCCAGTAGGAGGCTTTTGGAAAACAAGATGCCTTCATCCATGA